The Spirosoma oryzicola genome contains a region encoding:
- a CDS encoding helix-turn-helix transcriptional regulator produces MIDHETTRLSRLVALLTLLQTKRLLTATELAHRFSVSTRTIYRDIRTLEQAGIPVVTQEGKGYAMLDGYRLPPVMFTREEAIALLTAEKLAARLTDAQTAQLSGAAMDKLRAALRRADRDHLETLGPHIQVLGPASQPDPPNAYQQLVTAVALQRVVHLSYCAAATELPTTRQIEPIGLYLSQQWHVVAYCRLRQAFRDFRLDRIQHLTLSEEVFTSRPETLQQYWASQDDERSKHNVIIRFQFANTRPAMAQHFQNTKHQYGWAHQQALPDGSLEVTFFIGSLTYLATWLLPYAGAITILQPPALRERLRDLAQHAHDFFCAPDGPMT; encoded by the coding sequence ATGATTGATCACGAGACAACCCGCCTTTCCCGGCTGGTAGCATTGCTAACGTTACTTCAAACAAAACGACTATTGACCGCTACCGAACTGGCGCATCGATTTTCGGTTAGTACCCGTACCATTTATCGAGACATCCGAACCCTTGAACAGGCCGGAATCCCGGTGGTGACCCAGGAGGGTAAAGGATACGCCATGCTGGATGGCTACCGGTTGCCACCCGTTATGTTCACGCGCGAGGAAGCTATCGCCCTCCTTACCGCCGAAAAACTAGCCGCCCGACTCACCGACGCGCAAACGGCTCAGCTTAGTGGCGCAGCTATGGACAAGTTACGCGCTGCACTGCGACGCGCAGACCGCGACCACCTGGAGACACTTGGCCCTCATATTCAGGTTTTGGGTCCGGCCAGTCAACCCGACCCGCCTAATGCTTATCAGCAACTGGTGACGGCTGTGGCGTTGCAGCGGGTAGTCCATCTGAGCTACTGTGCCGCTGCCACCGAGTTACCAACCACGCGCCAAATCGAACCGATCGGGCTTTACTTAAGCCAGCAGTGGCACGTGGTTGCTTATTGTCGCCTTCGGCAGGCATTTCGCGATTTTCGGCTCGACCGTATCCAGCACCTGACCCTTAGCGAGGAAGTGTTTACTTCACGTCCGGAAACATTGCAACAATATTGGGCCAGTCAGGACGACGAACGGTCAAAGCACAACGTTATCATTCGCTTTCAGTTCGCTAATACGCGCCCCGCTATGGCGCAGCATTTTCAGAATACCAAACATCAGTACGGCTGGGCACACCAGCAAGCTTTACCCGACGGTAGCCTGGAGGTGACATTTTTTATCGGCTCGCTGACCTACTTGGCTACCTGGCTACTTCCTTACGCCGGTGCCATTACGATCCTCCAACCCCCTGCCTTGCGGGAGCGTCTGCGTGACCTGGCCCAGCACGCACACGATTTTTTTTGCGCGCCCGATGGACCTATGACATAA
- a CDS encoding Crp/Fnr family transcriptional regulator has protein sequence MINQFDHYLRSKAPFTDDELQQIHACSIPLNLRRRQLLLREGDVCRHKIFVLGGLLRTYRVRADGIESTMRFTIENGWSIDHESYVDQTPSNYRIEAMEESSVLLWTREAMDELFDEIPTFKLLSDRLREQSMNESLQRIFINISYTAEEKYDAFVNAFPDVFRRVPLHMVASYLGVSRETLSRVRHKHHRVG, from the coding sequence ATGATAAACCAATTTGATCATTATTTACGCTCGAAAGCTCCGTTCACCGACGATGAGCTTCAACAAATACACGCTTGTTCTATACCGTTAAACCTGCGTAGGCGACAACTGCTGCTGCGAGAAGGCGACGTGTGCCGCCACAAAATATTTGTGCTTGGTGGGTTGCTGCGAACCTACCGGGTCAGAGCGGATGGTATCGAATCGACCATGCGGTTTACGATTGAAAACGGATGGTCGATTGACCACGAAAGTTACGTGGATCAGACCCCGTCGAATTACCGTATCGAGGCTATGGAAGAGTCGAGTGTACTGCTATGGACGAGGGAAGCTATGGACGAACTGTTCGATGAGATACCGACGTTCAAATTGTTGTCTGATCGGCTGAGGGAGCAAAGCATGAACGAGAGTCTTCAGCGAATTTTTATCAACATTAGTTACACCGCCGAAGAAAAATACGATGCTTTCGTCAACGCATTCCCCGACGTATTCCGGCGCGTACCCCTGCACATGGTAGCTTCTTACCTGGGGGTGTCGCGGGAAACGTTAAGCCGCGTCCGGCATAAGCATCATCGGGTTGGCTAA
- a CDS encoding YdeI/OmpD-associated family protein, with the protein MSQTMKIEAKEISTFCPTNRQQWRDWLQEHHATEQSVWLIYHKKKSAISGISYSDAVDEALCFGWIDSRAKPIDEHTYMQFFGRRKPKSVWSKINKEKIQQLTDSGRMTQAGLNAIDVAKQNGSWTILDEVEALAIPSDLEEAFQQTPDAGSYFLGLSRSDKRAILQWLVLAKQSQTRQKRIVELIELAAQRQKPPFIR; encoded by the coding sequence ATGAGCCAGACAATGAAAATCGAAGCAAAAGAAATTAGCACGTTTTGCCCGACCAACCGGCAGCAGTGGCGAGACTGGTTGCAGGAACATCATGCTACCGAACAATCCGTCTGGCTTATTTATCACAAAAAGAAATCCGCAATTTCAGGTATCTCTTACAGCGACGCCGTTGATGAAGCTCTTTGTTTTGGGTGGATCGATAGCCGGGCCAAGCCAATCGACGAACACACATACATGCAGTTTTTTGGCCGCAGAAAGCCGAAAAGCGTGTGGTCGAAAATTAACAAAGAAAAGATTCAGCAACTGACGGACAGTGGACGGATGACCCAGGCGGGTTTGAATGCCATTGACGTTGCTAAACAGAATGGGTCCTGGACAATCCTGGACGAAGTCGAGGCTCTGGCAATTCCCTCGGACTTGGAAGAGGCTTTTCAACAGACCCCCGATGCAGGAAGCTATTTTCTCGGTTTAAGCAGGTCAGACAAACGAGCTATTCTACAATGGCTTGTCTTGGCTAAACAGTCCCAAACCCGACAAAAGCGTATTGTTGAGCTTATCGAACTGGCCGCCCAGAGACAGAAACCTCCATTCATCAGATAA
- a CDS encoding SDR family oxidoreductase, with amino-acid sequence MRVFLTGASGFIGSAIVQELIQAGHQVVGLVRSDASAKSLTEAGGEPFIGSLDDLDGLARGASAADAVIHTAFVHDFSNYAASAQTDKRAIETFGTALAGSNRPLIVTAGILVLQSSHGDLITEDDLATPEPRASETATMAFTDSGVRTSVIRLPPSVHDKGDHGFVPALIDIARQKGVSAYVGNGNNRWPAVHRLDAAKLYRLALEKGTAGSRYNVIADQGIPFREIAETIGRHLNLPVVSKSPEEAPDHFAWLARFVAFDSPASSAKTREQLAWQPTQPGLIEDLNMGHYFER; translated from the coding sequence ATGCGCGTTTTTCTTACAGGAGCCTCTGGTTTTATCGGTTCCGCCATTGTACAGGAATTAATTCAGGCCGGTCATCAGGTAGTCGGTCTTGTCCGCTCGGATGCGTCAGCCAAATCGCTTACCGAAGCGGGGGGCGAGCCGTTTATAGGTAGTCTCGACGATCTTGATGGTCTTGCGCGGGGCGCTTCAGCCGCCGATGCCGTTATTCATACCGCCTTCGTGCACGATTTTTCCAATTATGCAGCCTCGGCTCAAACTGATAAGCGGGCTATCGAAACGTTCGGTACGGCACTCGCGGGCTCCAATCGTCCCCTAATCGTTACAGCTGGGATACTAGTCTTACAATCGAGCCACGGCGATCTGATCACCGAGGACGATCTGGCAACTCCGGAACCCCGCGCATCGGAAACAGCAACGATGGCTTTTACGGATTCTGGGGTACGAACGTCAGTTATACGCCTACCACCTTCGGTACATGACAAAGGAGATCACGGTTTCGTCCCCGCGCTGATTGATATCGCCCGTCAAAAAGGCGTATCGGCTTACGTTGGTAATGGCAATAACCGCTGGCCAGCCGTACACCGGCTCGATGCGGCAAAGCTGTACAGGCTGGCATTGGAGAAAGGAACGGCGGGTAGCCGCTACAATGTGATTGCCGATCAGGGTATACCGTTTCGCGAAATTGCCGAAACAATCGGTAGGCACCTGAACCTGCCAGTCGTCAGTAAATCGCCCGAAGAAGCACCCGATCATTTTGCCTGGCTCGCGCGCTTTGTTGCCTTCGATAGCCCAGCTTCAAGCGCAAAAACCAGGGAGCAGCTAGCCTGGCAGCCTACGCAACCGGGTCTGATCGAAGATCTTAACATGGGGCACTACTTCGAACGCTGA
- a CDS encoding cupin domain-containing protein, with protein MENHKKQPITVGPKTGKNVSVGGSNYRILASGKDTEGAFATIDMLIPPGGGPGPHAHADFDETFYVIEGEVEVRSEFGTYVAAKGSYITIPKGGVVHAFKNKSEQTAHLLCTVVPAGLESLFEEIGQPVAVGQFLPPARLDEATMKKLQAIAEKHGQQLFPPNYLG; from the coding sequence ATGGAAAATCACAAAAAACAACCCATCACGGTGGGTCCCAAAACGGGAAAAAACGTTTCTGTCGGCGGTAGCAACTATCGTATTCTGGCCAGCGGGAAAGACACCGAAGGAGCTTTCGCTACAATCGATATGCTGATCCCTCCCGGCGGTGGACCCGGACCACACGCCCACGCGGATTTTGACGAAACGTTTTATGTGATCGAAGGTGAAGTCGAAGTAAGATCCGAGTTTGGGACTTATGTAGCGGCTAAAGGATCGTACATTACCATACCCAAAGGGGGCGTGGTGCACGCTTTCAAGAACAAGAGCGAGCAGACGGCTCATTTGCTTTGCACCGTGGTACCTGCCGGGTTGGAATCGTTGTTCGAGGAAATCGGTCAACCTGTTGCCGTCGGTCAGTTCCTTCCTCCGGCGCGGCTGGATGAAGCCACTATGAAGAAACTACAAGCCATTGCCGAAAAGCACGGTCAGCAACTATTTCCACCCAATTACCTAGGGTAA
- a CDS encoding glycoside hydrolase family 43 protein, which produces MNIVKLLLIAGLLFTVKAKAQENRIPVVRKDVPLDSIRLSDPFILADRSTNSYYMTGTGGMLWKSANLRTWEGPYSVTQTDPSSWMGPKPMIWAAEIHHVKNRYYYFATFTNRAVMIDTVQGRPIERRASHVLVSDRPDGPYVPMHDATYLPADKPTLDGTFWVDKDGKPYMVYCYEWLQNLNGTIEKIQLKPDLSGSVGEGTLLFRASDAPWSREKDENGHDRPNKVTDGPFLFKTKTGRLGMLWTSWIYDVYTQGVVYSKNGTLDGPWIQEAEPITPPNYGHGMLFTTFDGKLLMSMHSHKSVNGRTVRVPHLYEADLSGDKLRIGKPYVP; this is translated from the coding sequence ATGAATATCGTCAAATTACTACTAATAGCCGGGCTACTATTCACTGTGAAGGCAAAAGCGCAGGAAAATAGAATTCCTGTTGTTCGAAAAGATGTGCCATTGGACTCGATTCGGTTGAGCGATCCGTTTATTCTGGCCGACCGCAGTACCAACAGCTATTACATGACGGGGACAGGTGGTATGCTTTGGAAAAGTGCTAATCTACGAACGTGGGAGGGCCCCTATTCGGTTACACAGACCGATCCAAGCTCGTGGATGGGACCAAAACCAATGATCTGGGCCGCTGAGATTCACCACGTCAAGAATCGCTACTATTACTTCGCCACGTTTACCAACCGAGCCGTTATGATCGACACGGTTCAAGGCCGACCTATTGAGCGACGGGCAAGTCATGTGCTGGTCAGCGACCGACCCGATGGACCCTATGTACCCATGCACGACGCTACATACCTACCCGCCGACAAGCCCACGCTGGACGGAACATTTTGGGTCGATAAAGATGGTAAGCCTTACATGGTTTATTGCTACGAATGGCTACAGAATCTAAACGGAACGATTGAAAAGATTCAGTTAAAGCCAGATTTAAGCGGAAGCGTCGGCGAGGGGACGTTGCTCTTCCGGGCCAGCGATGCTCCCTGGAGCCGTGAGAAAGATGAGAATGGACACGACCGCCCAAATAAAGTGACGGACGGACCGTTTCTGTTCAAAACAAAAACCGGGCGGTTAGGAATGTTGTGGACAAGCTGGATTTATGACGTGTATACACAGGGCGTTGTCTACTCGAAAAATGGCACGCTCGACGGTCCCTGGATACAGGAAGCTGAACCGATCACCCCGCCAAACTACGGACATGGTATGTTGTTTACCACATTCGATGGCAAATTGTTGATGTCCATGCATAGCCACAAAAGCGTAAACGGTCGCACGGTTCGGGTTCCTCATCTGTACGAAGCCGATCTGTCAGGCGATAAATTACGCATTGGCAAGCCGTATGTACCATGA
- a CDS encoding cellulose binding domain-containing protein, translating into MKTRFTIKPQRLVAHWRLGLALLLGGSIATDVQAQNSGSVTTTQSFSYTGQIETWTVPTGVTSLTIEARGAQGSNASQSRFQAGLGAVIASTISVTPGQKLKILVGQQRNPSDVNSNGGGGGTFVTDLNNAPLVIAGGGGGSGNADATQKHGQAGTSAGNGGGNSAGTGGNSGNGGITPPPNGYLSYSGGGLLTAGSGGYFPEISNGRAFVDGGAGGQGNGSVGYTSPGGFGGGGCGGGNVSGGGGGGYSGGGCGGANFRGEPSGGVGGGGGSFTAGPRLFARTGAIDGNPGNGLVIITYTLCSPFTANLTNDGPLTCVKNSVNLLTTGGPAGATYLYSPEATANANNPAIASVSQSGPYSVTVTAPDGCSVIATTTVSSNTTAPSVSINPPTQTVCQSANLTAEGANTYQWSTGDTTATISATASGSYSVTGTTSNGCSDTASARVTINQPVTITSQFQSLTTVCGTNTSGQFSVSATGTGPLTLQFFRDDELLDQLTNYSGSTVSYTQQLTRSANYQFVIISACNSVTTTLAPITVNPLPPVPSLVTQSGQPYPAGVSSLTVSQNTGDVVLVVLGCQDGTINWNGGSNSTLAVSTANLGTQSFTATCTSNSTGCTSPVATATVTVVAPTLKVLTRDPDNGQLNNNTIKPYLLLQNEGTTPIPYSTITLRYWLTTENTIPLVFQKNYVAIGQNNLNLRYVPISPTRQGATGYIEYSFSGGAGSLAPNGDSGPLEIQVNKQDYSSFFQGDDYSYSNTSSFTLNPRITAYQNGVIFYGQEPSGTGNARVLREESGSGLSVKVLGNPVVGQAVEVEVSGVSGQAVQLKLTDLQGKTLRRQSIDEAGTIERVSLPLDNTHGMILLEVSTATQRQNIKLVRP; encoded by the coding sequence ATGAAAACAAGATTTACGATCAAACCCCAGCGACTGGTGGCCCACTGGCGATTGGGGCTGGCGCTACTGCTAGGCGGCAGTATAGCCACGGACGTTCAGGCCCAGAATTCTGGTTCAGTGACAACCACTCAAAGCTTTTCCTACACCGGCCAGATCGAGACATGGACGGTACCTACTGGCGTGACATCACTCACCATTGAAGCACGAGGAGCCCAGGGAAGCAATGCAAGTCAGTCCCGCTTCCAAGCAGGCCTGGGAGCAGTCATAGCTAGTACAATTAGCGTTACACCGGGCCAGAAATTAAAAATATTGGTCGGCCAGCAACGGAACCCCAGTGATGTTAATAGCAATGGTGGGGGTGGAGGTACTTTTGTAACCGATCTGAACAACGCACCGTTGGTTATCGCCGGTGGCGGGGGTGGCAGTGGCAATGCCGATGCTACGCAAAAACACGGTCAAGCCGGTACATCAGCCGGGAATGGCGGTGGGAACTCTGCAGGAACCGGGGGTAACAGTGGGAATGGCGGTATCACACCACCTCCCAACGGCTATCTTTCATACAGTGGCGGTGGCTTGTTGACGGCGGGCAGTGGCGGTTATTTTCCGGAAATCAGCAACGGTAGAGCCTTTGTTGATGGTGGAGCCGGTGGACAGGGTAACGGTTCAGTAGGATACACCTCGCCAGGGGGCTTCGGAGGTGGAGGCTGCGGGGGAGGTAACGTTTCTGGAGGAGGTGGGGGCGGCTACTCCGGCGGTGGTTGCGGGGGGGCTAACTTCCGGGGTGAGCCATCTGGTGGTGTTGGTGGTGGGGGCGGTTCGTTCACCGCTGGCCCCCGTCTTTTTGCACGCACTGGTGCGATTGATGGTAATCCGGGTAATGGTCTTGTTATCATCACCTATACACTTTGTTCACCCTTCACGGCTAACCTGACCAACGACGGACCTCTAACCTGCGTAAAAAATAGCGTCAACCTGCTTACTACCGGCGGTCCGGCAGGTGCTACGTATCTGTATAGTCCAGAGGCTACGGCTAACGCCAACAACCCAGCTATCGCTTCGGTAAGCCAGTCGGGTCCCTACAGCGTCACCGTAACCGCCCCTGACGGCTGCTCAGTGATAGCGACGACCACTGTATCGAGTAACACGACTGCGCCTTCGGTGAGTATCAATCCACCGACGCAGACTGTTTGTCAGAGCGCTAATCTGACGGCCGAAGGTGCCAATACCTATCAATGGAGTACCGGCGATACTACAGCTACCATCTCTGCTACGGCCAGCGGTAGCTACTCAGTAACAGGCACCACCAGTAACGGCTGTAGCGATACGGCTAGCGCTCGAGTAACAATTAACCAGCCTGTCACCATCACCAGCCAATTCCAATCCCTGACAACCGTCTGCGGCACCAATACCAGCGGCCAGTTTAGCGTCTCGGCTACGGGTACGGGACCACTTACTCTCCAATTTTTTCGGGACGACGAGCTACTGGATCAACTAACAAATTATTCTGGTAGTACTGTCAGCTATACTCAGCAGCTAACTCGAAGCGCCAACTATCAGTTTGTCATCATTAGTGCCTGCAACAGCGTGACAACGACCCTGGCCCCCATTACAGTCAATCCTTTGCCTCCCGTTCCCAGCCTGGTAACTCAGTCTGGACAACCCTACCCAGCGGGCGTGAGCAGCTTGACGGTCAGCCAGAATACCGGCGATGTAGTGTTGGTGGTATTGGGTTGTCAAGACGGTACTATCAACTGGAACGGGGGCAGCAACAGTACGTTGGCAGTCTCAACGGCTAACCTGGGAACGCAGAGTTTTACGGCTACATGTACCAGTAACAGCACAGGCTGCACCAGCCCGGTAGCAACGGCCACAGTCACCGTCGTAGCGCCCACGCTCAAAGTGCTTACCCGTGACCCGGACAATGGTCAGTTGAACAATAACACTATTAAGCCGTACTTACTGCTACAAAACGAGGGCACCACGCCGATTCCTTATAGCACGATTACCCTGCGTTACTGGCTGACTACGGAGAATACTATTCCTCTGGTCTTTCAGAAAAACTACGTAGCAATTGGTCAAAACAATCTCAACCTGCGCTATGTGCCCATTAGTCCCACCCGTCAGGGAGCTACGGGCTACATCGAGTACAGCTTTAGCGGAGGAGCGGGCAGTCTGGCACCAAACGGCGATTCAGGTCCGCTAGAGATTCAAGTGAACAAACAGGACTACAGCAGTTTCTTCCAGGGAGACGATTATTCGTATAGCAACACTAGCAGCTTTACGCTCAACCCGCGCATTACGGCTTACCAGAATGGAGTGATCTTCTATGGCCAGGAGCCAAGTGGCACAGGTAATGCCCGCGTACTTAGGGAGGAATCGGGCAGCGGACTATCGGTGAAGGTGCTGGGTAATCCCGTAGTGGGGCAAGCCGTCGAGGTGGAAGTTAGCGGGGTGAGCGGGCAAGCCGTCCAACTGAAGCTAACGGATTTGCAAGGTAAGACGCTTCGCCGGCAGAGCATTGATGAAGCGGGCACCATAGAGCGGGTTAGTCTACCTTTAGACAATACACACGGCATGATCCTGCTGGAAGTGAGCACCGCTACGCAACGTCAGAACATCAAACTAGTGCGACCTTAA
- a CDS encoding carboxylesterase/lipase family protein: MKASRRNFLQSLGVSVASVGISQSTKASDLTPPKVVKPAGDDQVLFVGDNIAIANTQYGKVRGFILRGIHQFLGIPYGADTSGKNRFMPPQKPTPWTDIRPALWWGNSAPQIMEKRYANPYASFVDHWNYDDVSEDCLKLNVWTPALDSQKRPVIVWLHGGGFVNGNGIEQDGYHGENLSRLGNVVFCSLNHRLGALGYSDLKAAGGAAESGNVGNLDMVAALEWVKANITNFGGDPNNVTIIGQSGGGAKVTTLMNMPSAKGLFHKAVALSGSSLAGVNKEYAEKLGLKVMEEAGLKPGEIGKLQQIPWREYIDIANRAVEKMADEAKRLNIQRGGYSPVADGVNLEDKPFFSDPNHFSATIPLMICSTFHEQNPDRTDASLESISLAEVKEKIRPRFGDKSSEIVDAYAKNFPKARPIEIWALIVSNRKNAVAAADAKASQQKAPVYVAWFGWQPPLFDGRMRAFHCDDICFWFYNTDLMLTHTGGGKRPRALSEKMAGSFINFVKTGNPNGGGLPTWKPYTRQSGETMILDDSPALVNDPDREARKTLA, encoded by the coding sequence ATGAAAGCATCAAGGCGTAATTTCTTACAATCGCTGGGCGTGAGCGTAGCCAGTGTGGGTATATCCCAGTCAACTAAAGCGTCGGATCTGACTCCCCCAAAAGTGGTTAAGCCAGCGGGCGATGACCAAGTTTTATTTGTAGGCGATAACATTGCCATTGCCAATACGCAGTACGGCAAGGTCAGAGGCTTTATACTCCGGGGCATTCATCAATTTTTGGGAATACCCTACGGAGCTGATACGTCGGGTAAAAACCGGTTTATGCCTCCTCAAAAACCTACGCCGTGGACAGATATTCGCCCGGCCCTTTGGTGGGGCAACTCCGCTCCCCAGATCATGGAAAAGCGGTACGCTAATCCGTACGCATCCTTTGTCGACCACTGGAACTACGATGATGTGTCGGAGGATTGCCTCAAACTGAACGTGTGGACACCGGCCCTCGATTCACAAAAACGGCCGGTGATCGTCTGGCTGCACGGGGGTGGCTTCGTCAACGGAAATGGCATTGAACAGGATGGGTATCACGGCGAAAATCTGTCCCGGCTGGGTAATGTTGTTTTCTGTAGCCTGAATCACCGCCTGGGCGCGCTGGGCTACAGTGACTTGAAAGCCGCCGGGGGAGCTGCGGAGTCCGGTAACGTTGGTAATCTGGACATGGTCGCTGCGCTCGAATGGGTCAAAGCTAACATTACTAATTTTGGCGGAGATCCGAATAATGTCACCATCATTGGTCAGTCAGGAGGAGGAGCGAAAGTAACTACCCTGATGAACATGCCGTCCGCCAAAGGATTGTTTCACAAAGCGGTGGCACTGAGTGGCAGCTCTTTAGCCGGTGTCAACAAAGAATACGCCGAGAAATTGGGACTCAAGGTGATGGAAGAAGCGGGTCTGAAGCCCGGTGAGATTGGTAAACTGCAACAGATTCCCTGGCGCGAATACATTGACATTGCCAATCGGGCAGTAGAAAAAATGGCTGACGAAGCGAAACGGCTCAATATTCAGAGAGGTGGTTATTCGCCGGTAGCGGATGGCGTTAATCTGGAAGATAAACCATTTTTCAGCGATCCGAACCATTTTTCGGCTACCATTCCACTAATGATCTGTAGCACCTTTCATGAGCAGAACCCTGACCGGACCGATGCTTCCTTAGAAAGCATTTCACTGGCGGAGGTGAAAGAAAAAATCAGGCCCCGATTTGGCGATAAATCAAGCGAAATTGTTGACGCTTACGCCAAAAATTTTCCGAAAGCTCGTCCAATCGAGATCTGGGCGCTGATTGTTTCTAACCGGAAAAATGCCGTTGCAGCCGCCGATGCAAAGGCATCCCAACAAAAAGCGCCGGTTTATGTAGCCTGGTTTGGCTGGCAGCCTCCACTCTTCGACGGGCGTATGCGGGCTTTCCACTGCGATGATATTTGCTTCTGGTTTTACAATACAGACTTGATGCTGACGCATACGGGTGGAGGTAAACGTCCCCGAGCGTTGTCCGAAAAGATGGCCGGTTCGTTCATCAATTTCGTTAAAACCGGTAACCCAAACGGAGGTGGTTTACCGACCTGGAAGCCGTATACCCGTCAAAGCGGAGAAACCATGATTTTGGATGATTCGCCTGCACTGGTCAACGACCCCGACCGCGAAGCCCGAAAAACGTTAGCTTAA
- a CDS encoding DUF1761 domain-containing protein: MFNVLSDINWLSVLVAFIAYFLLGPLWYLFLFPKQYRISLGKAPDAQLSQDPIYIVGPAACTLAITLTSTVLLYALNSTTYNDAVSFTVLVGVGYLVANTINIAINPNIPRPFLYGVITGSYHLIGTLLVSVILIAMK, from the coding sequence ATGTTTAACGTATTATCTGACATCAATTGGCTAAGCGTCCTGGTAGCCTTCATTGCTTATTTCTTGCTTGGCCCTCTGTGGTATCTATTTCTTTTCCCGAAACAATACCGGATTTCTTTGGGTAAAGCGCCTGATGCTCAGCTGAGTCAAGATCCTATTTACATTGTGGGCCCAGCGGCATGTACACTCGCTATTACCCTTACCAGCACTGTACTGCTCTATGCGCTGAATAGTACAACGTACAATGACGCGGTATCATTTACCGTACTTGTTGGAGTCGGCTACCTGGTTGCCAATACAATCAACATTGCCATCAACCCAAACATACCCCGACCGTTCCTGTACGGAGTTATTACGGGCAGTTATCACCTCATTGGTACGTTGCTTGTCAGCGTAATCTTAATTGCCATGAAATAA
- a CDS encoding helix-turn-helix transcriptional regulator, producing the protein MTYFARYIQATVQNDLLVIPDHLGQGYIRKLAFGPDFKITIHRYLLKEDLIINRNTSGQGNDLVTVFFYSNEQALEIAYNDAPQVLFSQRDESAIQVTSNDLNSTIRFPAHQTIHYVVVAIKPPRLTELLAVSEPNSVLQTITESGNSFLFFERMEAEIKQLLKNVAAVDMNDRLSHFYMRIKVQELLYLVFHKLSLRENAAHQPINSADAERLLLVRNEIIGDLSVPPVIRELAQRAAMSETKLKQLFKQTFGTTIYNHYQQARMEEAAFLLKQGKHSVGEVGYELGFSNLSHFSRIFEKHYGLNPKRYSYS; encoded by the coding sequence ATGACATACTTCGCCCGTTACATACAGGCGACAGTACAGAATGATCTGCTGGTGATACCGGATCATTTGGGACAGGGATACATACGCAAGCTCGCATTCGGACCAGACTTCAAGATCACTATACACCGTTATCTGCTTAAGGAAGACCTGATTATCAATCGCAACACATCCGGCCAGGGAAACGACCTGGTTACCGTCTTTTTTTATAGCAACGAGCAAGCCCTAGAGATTGCTTACAACGATGCTCCCCAAGTTCTGTTCTCGCAGCGCGATGAGTCAGCTATCCAGGTTACGTCCAACGATCTCAACTCAACCATCCGTTTTCCCGCTCATCAAACGATTCACTACGTAGTTGTTGCCATAAAGCCGCCCCGTTTGACGGAATTGTTAGCCGTCAGCGAGCCTAATTCGGTGCTTCAGACTATTACTGAGAGTGGTAACTCTTTTTTGTTCTTCGAACGCATGGAAGCGGAGATCAAACAGCTACTTAAAAATGTGGCTGCTGTGGACATGAATGATCGCTTGAGCCACTTTTACATGCGGATCAAAGTGCAGGAACTGCTTTATCTGGTCTTCCATAAACTGTCTTTACGGGAAAATGCGGCCCATCAACCGATCAACAGCGCCGACGCGGAAAGACTCCTGTTGGTCCGTAACGAAATCATCGGCGACCTAAGCGTGCCGCCGGTAATCCGTGAACTGGCGCAACGTGCTGCGATGAGTGAAACCAAACTAAAACAGCTGTTCAAACAAACGTTTGGTACCACGATCTACAACCATTACCAGCAGGCCCGCATGGAAGAAGCTGCCTTCCTGTTGAAGCAAGGCAAGCATTCCGTTGGCGAAGTGGGCTATGAACTGGGCTTTTCCAATCTTAGCCACTTCAGCCGGATATTTGAAAAACATTATGGCCTAAACCCCAAACGCTACTCGTATTCATAA